One part of the Amblyraja radiata isolate CabotCenter1 chromosome 43, sAmbRad1.1.pri, whole genome shotgun sequence genome encodes these proteins:
- the LOC116968019 gene encoding lysophosphatidic acid receptor 4-like yields the protein MKNLACADLLLAASLPVRVAFYTDAWHPEAPPRLACEISGMVFLVNMYASIFFLACISLDRCAAICFPMRSRLSGARRGAPWYSALVWLVVVGASLPPYLYLKLGKGLEGQQNANTSNTTYCFKDRPNYVSNPAALAFALLMGCGVPLATVLACSLALLRSVRRSPAARQDWPRVRNTVAVTLAVFALCFLPYHMVLLLMLVEPSTKDFGLDRAYHAAVPLACLNTVLDPVCYYFATETFQKSPGVRALRNALITNTGSDAQQRSRGNH from the coding sequence ATGAAGAACCTGGCCTGCGCCGACCTGCTGCTGGCCGCCTCGCTGCCCGTCCGGGTCGCCTTCTACACGGACGCCTGGCACCCAGAGGCGCCGCCGCGGCTGGCTTGCGAGATCTCCGGCATGGTCTTCCTGGTCAACATGTACGCCAGCATCTTCTTCCTCGCCTGCATCAGCCTGGACCGCTGCGCCGCTATCTGCTTCCCCATGAGGTCCCGGCTGAGTGGGGCGAGGAGGGGAGCCCCCTGGTACAGTGCTCTGGTCtggctggtggtggtgggggccagCCTGCCTCCCTACCTGTACCTCAAGCTGGGCAAAGGGCTAGAAGGTCAACAAAACGCCAACACCTCCAACACCACCTACTGCTTCAAGGACCGGCCGAACTACGTGTCAAACCCGGCCGCTCTGGCCTTCGCCCTATTGATGGGGTGCGGGGTACCCCTGGCCACCGTGCTGGCCTGCTCTCTGGCGCTGCTCAGGTCCGTCCGCCGGAGCCCGGCCGCCCGGCAGGACTGGCCCCGGGTGCGCAACACGGTGGCGGTCACTTTGGCCGTCTTCGCCCTCTGCTTCCTGCCCTACCACATGGTCCTCCTGCTGATGCTCGTGGAGCCGTCGACGAAGGACTTCGGCCTCGACCGAGCCTACCACGCCGCTGTGCCGCTGGCCTGCCTCAACACCGTGCTAGACCCCGTCTGCTACTACTTCGCCACCGAGACTTTCCAGAAGAGCCCTGGCGTCCGGGCGCTGAGGAACGCGCTGATCACCAACACGGGCAGCGATGCCCAACAACGCTCAAGGGGCAACCACTGA